GCCGACCCCCCGCTCGGCGAAGTCGCCGGCGCTGATCGCGATCACCAGCACCACGATGGGGGCGTCGTTGAGACCCGACTCGGCCTCCAGCGTGCCGCTCACCCGGTGCCGCAGCGGCACGGTGCGGAGCACGGAGAACACGGCGGCCGCATCGGTGGGGGTCAGCACGGCGGCGAGCAGCACCGCGAGCTGCCACTCCAGGCCGAGCAGGTAGTGGGCCGCCGAGGCGACCACGAGCACGCTCACCACCGAGCCGAGCAGGGCCAGCAGGAGCCCCAGCCCGATCGCCGGGCGGACGTGCGACCAGTTGGTCGTGATGCCGCCCTCGGCCAGGATGAGGATGAGGGCCGCGAGGCCGAAGTTCAGGGCGAGGTCGGGGTCGTCGAACTCGATCCCCAGCCCCGAGCTGCCGAGCACCAGACCCAGCCCCAGGTACATGAGCAGCGAGGGGAGCCCGGCGAAGACCGACAGCCGGACGGCGAGGACCGCCAGGATCAGGACCGCGGATCCGACGAGCAGGAGGGTGTCGAGGTCTCGCACATCCACCTCGGCCCCCTCCTCATGTCGGTCCCCGCATCCTACCGGCCGCCCCGGGTGGCTCCCCCGTCGTTCTCGGCTGGCCCCGGACCTCCGGAGGCGCTTGCATGGAGCCATGCACCGTCGACAGCTCATCGCCGCAGCCGGGGCGCTCGCCCTCGCGGCGTGCGCGCCCGACCCCGACCGCAGGAGGCCCGACGACGTGGAAGAGCTGCGGTACGGATCCGATCGCTCGCAGTTCGCCGAGCTCAGCCGCACCGCGGCGGCGACCTCGCTCGGCGTCGTGGTCGTGATCCACGGCGGCTTCTGGCGAGACGGGTTCGACCTCTCGCTGGGACGACCGCTGGCCCGCTCGCTCGTCGAGGAGGGGTGGGACGTGCTGAACCTGGAGTACCGGCGCGTCGGTGGCGGCGGAGGCTTCCCGCAGACCTTCGACGACGTCGCCGACGGCATCGACCTGCTCGCGGAGACCGATCTCGCCACGGACCGGGTGATCACCCTCGGGCACTCCGCGGGGGGCCACCTGGCCGTGTGGGCCGCAGCGCTGGGCACGCTGCAGGACTCGCCGTGGGGGACGCCGCGGGTGCCGGTGACGGCGGCGGTCAGCCAGGCCGGCGTGCTGGACCTCGCCGGTGCGGCCGACGTGAACCTCGGTGGCGGAGCCGCCCAGGCCCTGATGGGCGGCCCGCCCGACGCCTCGTGGCGTCTCGCGGACCCGGCGCAGCAGGTACCGCTGCCCGTACCCGTGCGCTGCGTCCACGCGGCGGACGACCAGGTGGTGCCGATCGGGCAGTCCGCCGCGTACGTCGACCGGGCCAGGGCCGCCGGGGCCGATGCCGAGCTGGTCGAGGTGCCCGGCGACCACTTCAGCGTCATCGACACCGCCTCGGAGGCGTGGCGCTCCACCCTGACGGTGCTGCGCGACCTCTGACGTCAGGCGGACCGGCTGCGGAACGCCCGCCAGTAGCCGGTGGCCACGTCAGCCAGCATCGTCGCGACCGTCACGAGCACGACGACGTTCGACACGAGGTCGAGGTTCTCGCCCAGCCAGTCGAGCTCGCCGACGAAGGCCGGGTTGAACAGCTCCTCACGCGTGGTCAGCCACACCACGACCGCGGCGAAGGCGCCCGCGACGACGGCGTTGATGCCGGCGAACCCCATCGTCCAGCGACGGTTGCGGTAGACGGCGACCATGAGGGCAGACTCCGCGAGCAGGAGCACCACCACGAGCGGCAGCCACGACGACCACAGGTCGGGGTCGATCACGGCGATCCTCTCGTCACCACCGATCGGCGACAGGAACTGCTGCCACGCCAGGGCCCCGACCACGAGGAGCGGGAAGACCACAGCGGCCACGGCGTCCGTGAGGCTGACGTCGGAGTCGGCAGGGACCTCCGGCAGGTCGTCGACCGTCCATCCCGGCAGCCCGTCGGGTCCCCCGAAGCGGTCGAGCAGGGCGAAGCCGAGGGTGACCCAGAAGGCGATCTGGAACCCGACCTGGAAGAACGCGCCGAAGAAGGCGCTGATGACGTCGCCGGCGTCGGCCGAGGCGTCCGCCCCCGCGATGACGGCCACGACGACTCCCACCGTCGCCGGCACCCAGGCCAGCAACGTCAGCATCAGGCGCCACCACACGAGGTAGTAGGTCGGGCCGATCAGATGGAGCGTGCGGTCGGTGTAGGTGGCGGCCAGGCGGGCCGGGTCACCGAGCTCGGTCAGCACCGCCCGTTCGGCGGCGGCGCGCGACTGCCCCTGGTCGACGCGGTCGTCGACCATGTCGGCGATCGAGCCGCCGAGCTCGGCGGCGACGTCCGCCCGTCGGTCCTCCGGGACGGCCCGGGTGACGGCGTGCACGTAGCGGGTCGGGAGCGTCATGGTCGGACTCCTTCGGTGAGGGTGGCGAGGGATGTGCGGAGGGCGTCGAGATCGGCGAGCAGCGTGCTCAGCAGCGACTCGCCCTCCTGGGAGGTGCGGTAGAACTTGCGCGGCCGACTCTCGGCGGTGTCCCACTCGCTGGTGAGCAGGCCCTGGTCCTCCAGGCGACGGAGCAACGGGTAGAGCGTGTTGGCGTCGACCTGGAACCCGTGCTCGGCCAGGGTCTGCAGGAGCCCGTAGCCGTAGCCGGGGGTCTTCAGGGCCGTCAGGCTCGCGACGACGATCGTGCCGCGTCTGAGCTCCTGCAGGTGACCACGTACGAGGTCGTCCGGTTCCATGCCCTGCACATTACTGTGTGTCACACACTATGACAAGTCACCCACCATCACACCCGTGCGCGGGATCACCTCGCCGCCGCCCTGCAGCAGGCGTAGGGTGACGTCCGGCCCGATCACCGGGGAGGTGGAATGAATCGCTGGCTGACCCCGGTCCGGGTGGTCCCTGCGGCGTTCCTCGTCACGATCACCATCGGCACGGTGCTGCTGTCCCTGCCGATGTCGACCACCGGGCGGGGCCGCGGTGACCTCCTCGACGCCCTGTTCACCTCGGTGTCCGCCGTGTGCGTCACGGGACTCACCTCCGTGGACACCGCCACCTACTGGACGCCCACCGGTCAGGCGATCATCCTCGCGCTGATCCAGGTCGGCGGGTTCGGCATCATGACCCTGGCGTCGGTCCTGCTGCTCACGATCGGCCGCAACCTGGGGCTGCGCAACGGACTGATCGCCCAGACCGAGACCCACGCGGTCGACCTCGGCGACGTCCGGTCACTGGTGCGCCGCCTGGCCGTCATCGTGCTGGTCGTCGAGACCGTGATCATCGCGATCCTCGTCCCGCGGTTCCGCCTGGTGTACGACGACGACCTGCCGACCGCGGTCTGGCACGCGGTGTTCCACGGCATCTCGGCGTTCAACAACGCCGGGTTCGCCCTGTACTCCGACAACCTGGTCGGGTTCGTCGACGACCCGTGGATCATGCTGCCGCTGTGCCTCGCGGTGGTGATCGGCGGACTCGGGTTCCCCGTCGTCGGCGAGATCGTCCGACGTGGCCGGCGGCGGTGGAGCGTCCACACCCGCATCACCGTCTACGGGTCGCTGATGCTGCTGGTCGTCGGCGTCGTCGGGTTCGGCATCGCCGAGTGGAGCAACCCGGCCACGATCGGGGGGCTCGACACCGGCGGCAAGCTCATCGCCTCGGTCACCGGCGGCGTGATGCCCCGGACGGCCGGCTTCAACTCCATCGACTACAGCGCCGCGACCTCCGAGAGCCTCATGCTCACCAACATGCTGATGTTCATCGGCGGCGGCAGTGCCGGCACGGCGGGCGGCATCAAGGTCAGCACGTTCATCCTGCTGGGGGTCGTCATCTGGAGCGAGCTGCGGGGCGAGCAGAGCGTGGGCATCTACGGCCGCGCGATGCCCAGCTCGCTGCAGCGCCAGGCCCTGACCGTCGCTCTGCTGGCCGTCGGGGTCGTGATGGCGGGAACCATGGCGATGATGATCACGACCGACTACACCTTCGAACCGCTGTTGTTCGAGTCGGTGTCGGCCTTCGCCACCGTGGGCCTGTCGACCGGCATCACCTTCGACCTGCCGGCATCCGGGGAGATCGTGCTGATCCTGCTGATGTTCGTGGGCCGGGTCGGGGTCGTGACGGTGGGGGCCGCGTTGGCGCTGTCGCACCGCCACCGCCGCTACACCCTGCCGGAGGAGCACATCATCGTGGGCTGACCACCACCCCGGTGGACCGGGGTGGTGGTCGGTGCCGCGCGGCTCAGCGCAGCGGCGGGTCCCGAGGGTCGCGCCCGTCCAGCCGGTCGCGACGCTGGGTGCCGATGATGAGCGAGGCGACGAGGCCCACGGCACCCACGGCCATCATGATGTAGCCGGCCGCGACGAGGTCGACCGCCTCGATGTTGTCGCGCACGGCGAACGACAGGATCGCTCCGACCGCGATGAGGGCGAGGGAACTTCCGATGTACATGGTGCGCCTTCCGTTGGGGGGTGTCCCGGGACGGGTTCCCCTTTCGGACCGGCGCAAACCCCTGCGGTGCGGTCAGCGAGGGCCGGGGTCACGGGGGTCACGGCGCGACGTGCCGACGACCAGGGACACCACCAGCCCGAGCGCGCCCACCGCCATCAGGATGTAGCCGGTGGTGATCACGTCGATCGCCTCGAAGCTGTCCCGCACGGCGAACGACAGGATCGCGCCGACGGCGAGCAGGGCGAGGGAGCTTCCGATGTACATGGTGTGCCTTCCGGGAGGGATCACGACACTGTGTCCCGTCGGCTTCACCACCGCAAGCCCGGGCCGGTTGAGCGGACCCACGCTCAGGGTGCTCTACTGACCGCGACGACGGACGGTACGACCGAGAGGACCCCCATGCCCCACCTGACACAGGACGGTCCGGTCTGGACCCTGGACCTCGGGGACGACGAGAACCGCTTCAGCCCCGACTGGATCGACCGGACCGAGGAGATCCTCGCGGAGGTCGCCGCGTCGACCGAACCGGCCGCACTGGTGACCACGGGCTCCGGCAAGTTCTTCTCCAACGGCCTGGACCTGGACTGGCTCGGCGCCCACCCCACCGAGATGGGCTCGTACGTGCAGAAGGTGCACGGCCTGTTCGCGACCGTGCTGAGCCTGCCGGTGCCGACCGTGGCAGCGGTCAACGGTCACGCCTTCGGTGCCGGCGCCATGCTCGCGATGGCCCACGACTGGCGGGTCATGCGGGACGACCGCGGGTTCCTGTGCTTCCCCGAGGTCGACATCCTCATCCCCTTCACCCCGGGGATGGCGGCGTTGATCCAGGCGAAGGTGACGCCGCGCACCGCCGTCGACGCCATGACGACCGGCCGCCGCTACGGCGGACCGGACGCGCTCGCCGCCGGCCTGGTCGACGCGACCGCCAGCCTGGACGACCTGCCCGGTGCCGCCGCCGACCTGGTCCGCGACCTCGCCGGCAAGGACCGTCCGACCCTGAAGGCGATCAAGGACGAGATGTTCGCCGGACCGCTGGCCGCCCTGCGCCAGCCGCAGGCCTGACGGGCCGGTTCACGACCACGCCCGCACGTAGTCGATCCTCAGCGTCGCGTCCTCGAACGTGGCGCCGGCCGCGAGGGCATTGGGCCCGGACCCCAGCATCTGGGTCAGGTTGATGTTGTAGGGGCGGTCGAACGGAGCACTGCCCAGCAGCGGCGCCAGCGGGCTGATGAGGTGGTCGACGCAGGTCTGGCCGTCGATCTTCACCGTGATCCGCGCCGGCGTCCACTCCACGGCGTAGAGGTGGAAGCTCGACGGGTCGTAGACGTAGCACTCGTTGTTGGTCCGGGTCGCCCACGACAGCAGCGAGTTGTAGTGGATCGCCGGGATGATCCGGTCGGGGTACTGGGAGTAGAACTCCGCGATGTCGATCTCTCCCGACCCGGGCCAGGTGCCGTAGTAGGTGGGGTCGTCGGGCACCATCCACAGGGCCGACTGCAGGCCCGGGCCGGCGGTCTGCGGCATCGCGGCACGGATCTCGAACCGTCCGAAGGTCTGCGAGAACGTCCCGAGGCTCGTGACGGCCGCCGAGGTGACGTTCGTGGTGATCGGGCCGTCCCGGTGCTCGCAGGTGACCGGCTCGTCCTCCTGCCGCGTGGTCAGTGACAGGACGCCCGAGGCGACGGTCATGTTGTTGCCGTCGCCGAGGAAGCAGTCCCCGTAGCTGAAGTCGGACTCCTCCGTCGTGACCGGGCTCCACTTGGTGGTGTCCAGGGCCGTGCCACGGAAGTCGTCGACGAAGGTGCAGGTCCACGGTGTGCCGTCGGCCTTGAGCAGCTCGGGACCGCACGACGGGCCCGGCGGCGGCTCCTCCGGGTCGGGGTCGGGGACGTCCTGCGCGGCGTCGTACTGCGCCTGGGCGTCGGCCTCGGCCTGCGCCAGCGCGATGGGCCGCGCCTCGGCCGCGGCGATGGCCTGCGCCTCGTCCCGCGCGAGGGCGTGGGCGTTGATGACGGCCCAGTAGTAGGCCTCCCAGTGGGTGGACTTCGTGGCGGTGCCGGTGGCCGTGGCCGTGGCCGTCGCCGTGGCGGATCCGGTCCCGACGAAGTCGCCGATCGTGACCGACTCGTTCACGGTCACGGTCTCGGTCTGGGTCCACTCGTGCGAGTAGCTGTACCCCTGGAGCGACGCGTCGTACTTGGCCTGCGCGTCGGCCAGCGCCGCTGCCCGGGCGATCGGTCGCGCCTGCGCATCGGCCGATGCCTTCGCCTCGGCCTGCGCGGCGTAGAACGCGTCGTACGAGGCCCAGTAGTACGCCTCCCAGTGCGTGGGCTTGCGGACCGTGCGGGTCGCCGTGGCCGTCGC
The Aeromicrobium marinum DSM 15272 genome window above contains:
- a CDS encoding alpha/beta hydrolase family protein; its protein translation is MHRRQLIAAAGALALAACAPDPDRRRPDDVEELRYGSDRSQFAELSRTAAATSLGVVVVIHGGFWRDGFDLSLGRPLARSLVEEGWDVLNLEYRRVGGGGGFPQTFDDVADGIDLLAETDLATDRVITLGHSAGGHLAVWAAALGTLQDSPWGTPRVPVTAAVSQAGVLDLAGAADVNLGGGAAQALMGGPPDASWRLADPAQQVPLPVPVRCVHAADDQVVPIGQSAAYVDRARAAGADAELVEVPGDHFSVIDTASEAWRSTLTVLRDL
- a CDS encoding permease prefix domain 1-containing protein, encoding MTLPTRYVHAVTRAVPEDRRADVAAELGGSIADMVDDRVDQGQSRAAAERAVLTELGDPARLAATYTDRTLHLIGPTYYLVWWRLMLTLLAWVPATVGVVVAVIAGADASADAGDVISAFFGAFFQVGFQIAFWVTLGFALLDRFGGPDGLPGWTVDDLPEVPADSDVSLTDAVAAVVFPLLVVGALAWQQFLSPIGGDERIAVIDPDLWSSWLPLVVVLLLAESALMVAVYRNRRWTMGFAGINAVVAGAFAAVVVWLTTREELFNPAFVGELDWLGENLDLVSNVVVLVTVATMLADVATGYWRAFRSRSA
- a CDS encoding PadR family transcriptional regulator is translated as MEPDDLVRGHLQELRRGTIVVASLTALKTPGYGYGLLQTLAEHGFQVDANTLYPLLRRLEDQGLLTSEWDTAESRPRKFYRTSQEGESLLSTLLADLDALRTSLATLTEGVRP
- a CDS encoding TrkH family potassium uptake protein; amino-acid sequence: MNRWLTPVRVVPAAFLVTITIGTVLLSLPMSTTGRGRGDLLDALFTSVSAVCVTGLTSVDTATYWTPTGQAIILALIQVGGFGIMTLASVLLLTIGRNLGLRNGLIAQTETHAVDLGDVRSLVRRLAVIVLVVETVIIAILVPRFRLVYDDDLPTAVWHAVFHGISAFNNAGFALYSDNLVGFVDDPWIMLPLCLAVVIGGLGFPVVGEIVRRGRRRWSVHTRITVYGSLMLLVVGVVGFGIAEWSNPATIGGLDTGGKLIASVTGGVMPRTAGFNSIDYSAATSESLMLTNMLMFIGGGSAGTAGGIKVSTFILLGVVIWSELRGEQSVGIYGRAMPSSLQRQALTVALLAVGVVMAGTMAMMITTDYTFEPLLFESVSAFATVGLSTGITFDLPASGEIVLILLMFVGRVGVVTVGAALALSHRHRRYTLPEEHIIVG
- a CDS encoding DUF6458 family protein encodes the protein MYIGSSLALIAVGAILSFAVRDNIEAVDLVAAGYIMMAVGAVGLVASLIIGTQRRDRLDGRDPRDPPLR
- a CDS encoding DUF6458 family protein, translated to MYIGSSLALLAVGAILSFAVRDSFEAIDVITTGYILMAVGALGLVVSLVVGTSRRDPRDPGPR
- a CDS encoding enoyl-CoA hydratase-related protein, coding for MPHLTQDGPVWTLDLGDDENRFSPDWIDRTEEILAEVAASTEPAALVTTGSGKFFSNGLDLDWLGAHPTEMGSYVQKVHGLFATVLSLPVPTVAAVNGHAFGAGAMLAMAHDWRVMRDDRGFLCFPEVDILIPFTPGMAALIQAKVTPRTAVDAMTTGRRYGGPDALAAGLVDATASLDDLPGAAADLVRDLAGKDRPTLKAIKDEMFAGPLAALRQPQA
- a CDS encoding glycoside hydrolase family 16 protein → MSVTTTPRRVPPALRVVTSLFLSVVVAAGLMGGPASAATTPPAEYEWTDTRTVTSTVTVEEWVTLGVHVGYGKATATATATATRTVRKPTQWEAFYWASSDAYYAAEAEAKALADAQARPIALAAAQADAQAKADAAAAGVEYTATATRSETVTAEEWVTLGVHVGYGKATATATATATRTVRKPTQWEAYYWASYDAFYAAQAEAKASADAQARPIALAAAQADAQAKADAAAAGVEYTATATRTETVKVEEFVTLNGHVGYGTATATATATATRTVRKPTHWEAYYWASYDAFYAAQAEAKASADAQARPIARAAALADAQAKYDASLQGYSYSHEWTQTETVTVNESVTIGDFVGTGSATATATATATGTATKSTHWEAYYWAVINAHALARDEAQAIAAAEARPIALAQAEADAQAQYDAAQDVPDPDPEEPPPGPSCGPELLKADGTPWTCTFVDDFRGTALDTTKWSPVTTEESDFSYGDCFLGDGNNMTVASGVLSLTTRQEDEPVTCEHRDGPITTNVTSAAVTSLGTFSQTFGRFEIRAAMPQTAGPGLQSALWMVPDDPTYYGTWPGSGEIDIAEFYSQYPDRIIPAIHYNSLLSWATRTNNECYVYDPSSFHLYAVEWTPARITVKIDGQTCVDHLISPLAPLLGSAPFDRPYNINLTQMLGSGPNALAAGATFEDATLRIDYVRAWS